Genomic segment of Corythoichthys intestinalis isolate RoL2023-P3 chromosome 7, ASM3026506v1, whole genome shotgun sequence:
tcacgctcaattgggggcgcccttgcgcttcctcacgcgaagaagaacgcgctcacgtgaagaagaagcgcgcttacacgcgaagaagaaatgccgcatccaagcgagttagtgagagaggaaaGCACTGCTACGACCCTACGCTCTTTCTTAATGACATTAAGAAAGAGCGTAGCGGGCATGTTGGTATAGGCAATAAAAGGTCTTCTCTTACTTCTACTGTCAATTGAAATGACTTTAAcggtagtagacgtccaatctgtttgaagcgggagggttggcagcaaaagAATAAATGCTGCCAACTCTCCcacctcaaatggattggacgttttgcgccctcaatagcagccaataggGTCAAGTCAGCTAGTTATGACTTAATTTGAATGCCAATACATTGACTTTGATAGGCAGGTCGCCCCAACCAAGATGGCCGCCCACCCTAAGGCCAAGTTGGTAGGGGCGATAAAAGATCTTTTCCCGCTTCAGCCAACAATTTAAGGCAGCAAACAGCGAAATAAGCTAGTTCTGACTTAATTTGAATGTCAATACATTGACTTTGATCGGAATGTCGCCTcaaggcggccatgttggttggGGCAATGAAAGGTCTTTTCCTCATGCTTCTCCCTTCAGTTGAAATGAGTTTAGCacgagtagacatccaatccgtttgaagcggaaagatggcagtgaatgaacatttgttcattcgctgccaaccctcccacttcaaatagattggacatctaccaaCGGCAGAAAATGAGTGAATAGCCGATGTGGTGACAatgtttaaatctttaaaaactttGTTGAAATGAGAACAgaaatgtcaatgcattgactttgatgggaaggatgcccctaccaacatggccgccagcCTTTGATTTGGACGGAAACATCGCCTCACGGCGGGCATGTTGGTATAGGCAATAAAAGGTCTTCTCATACTTCTACTGTCAATTGAAATGACTTAACGGTAATAGACGtctaatagatgtccaatctgtttgaagcaggagggttggcagcattTGTTCTTTCACTGTTAccccccacttcaaatggattggatgtttagcgCCCTCAATAGAAGCCAACAGGGTCAAATAAGCTAGTTATGACTTAATTTGGATTTTAATGTATTGACTTTGATAGGAAAGTCGCCCCTACCGACATGGTCTTATGgtgggcggccatgttggtaggggcgacgaAAGGTCTTCTGACCTAACTTTTATGTCAGTACATTGATTTTGATGGGGACGTCGCCTcaaggcggccatgttggttggGGCAATGAAAGGTCTTTTCTCATGCTTCTGCCATCAGTTGAAATGAGTTCAGCACGAGTAAACGTCAAATTCGTTTGAAGCGGAAAGTTAGCggagaatgaacatttgttctttCGCTGTCAACCCCctcacttcaaatagattgaacatctagcgccgtcgatGGCAGATGAGTGAATAGCCAATGCGGTGACATTGATCAAatctttgaaaattttgttgaaataagctagttagaaatgtcaatgcattgactttgatgggaaggTTGCCCCTACTAACATGGCCACCCACCCtaaggccatgttggtaggggcgatgaaAGGTCTTTTCCTGCTTTTGCCgacaattgaaatgagtttatgaaAGCAAACATTGAAATTAGCTAGTTCTGACTTAATTTGAATGTCAATACATTGACTTTGATAGGAATGTCGCTTCAAGGCGGCCATCTTGGTAGGGGCAATGAAAGGTCTTTTCTTATGCTTCTGCCGTCAGTTAAGACAAGTTTAGcactggtagacgtccaattcgtttgaagcaggaggttggcagcaaatgattgTTTTGCCGTCAATTGAaatgagggtggcagcaaacgagccaaccctcccacgtcagatgaattggacgtctaccaccgTCAATGAGTTCTTTTCAGACCATttatggctcacttcctgttttctaaaaatttattttacatgAATTTCAGCATTTGCTACATTTAGTCGGCAGGTGACACTGTGAGAAGAGTCAAGTGTAATAGCGCACGGTGGCGCCGTCGGTCCTTTACGCGTAGTAGCCCCAGAGGAAGACGTTGAtggccagcagcagcaaagCGTTGGCGTTGCAAACGTTCCTCCAGAGCGGCGCCTCCCTCAGGGAGTTGAGGTTAGTGCCGACGCGGTTGACGGGAACGCCGGAGGAAGCGCCGTTCAGGCCGCACAGACGCAAAAGCGCCCGTCGCCACCAGGGGGCGGGCAAGAGCGCGGGGGGATCCGAGTCGGAGTCACGGCGCAGCGGAGCGTCCGCCCTCAGATCCACGCGTGGCAACTTGCTGTGTCGTGACCACCACGTCAATCTGTGCAActgacacccacacacacacacattttgtaTTGTGGCCATCTTGGGACAGGTGACGAAAATACTCTTGACTTGCTCCATTTGATTAACAAAAAGCTTGGTTTAGAATAAACTATTATTGGCTAtgattctgaaataaatgaaggGCATTAAATgaacatgtttcagtgccattgacggtcatagatgtccaatccatttgaattggaggGGCTGGCAGGTATTTCAATACATTAATAAATAGTCATTAAATGTCAtttatcaacaagaagtgatgcCAAAATGcaatcaaatcaacaggaagtgaccaaatatcaACCGGATATGACCTCAAAATTGccccaaataaataggaagtgacccaatatcaacaggaagtgactccattttaatatgtatttcAATTTGTATTAATCTATTTCAGTTTAATGTTTATGGCTTTTAATTTGTATTCATTGACttcattttggcactcctggtttggatttagtgctgcaacgattaatcgattaactcgagtattcgattagaaaaaaatattcgaactaaattttgttgcttcgagtattcctttaattgaagtggcattgtaatggttgattttaaaagtgtttgcatttcattttactgatgagggtggatacaatgccctctggtctgcctcttttcacatggctgaatccaactgctccctgttaagaccaacataagctaagtttttgtttgagcgaatgttttttgaatgcattctgaatttagtttgtaggtatatttagccgttttttgtgggaatatgtgtctgaaccacttgttaagagcattgtaaaaaaaaaaaaaaaaactttagcattttatagcatttaagctagcaggctttttctatccaagttagccaaatgttcttttgttgtacacagaatatcatttaaaaaaaaaacaatcgaatatttgaggctcagctcagttgtattaatttttcatgttccttatccgattactagattattcgaacaaactagcccatcgattaatcgactactaaaatattcgatagctgtagccctatttggattggacgtctatctccgCCAATGGCGCCGAACCGTAATCGCTTGTGTGGGTTGCAGACTTACGTGCGTGGCGGGAATGGCCGGCGTGGCCAAGCTGACCGCGACGATCACTAAGCAGCTGAGCGCCATCAGGAGGATGGCGAAGTAAAGGTAGTGGACCCGAACCAAGAGCGCCGGGCGGAGGTCCGGCTCGCCGCACGCCGGGACCTCGTAGGAGAACTCCAGAATCATCCGAATCAGGCCCACCACCAGGCCCGCCATCAGGCCCCAGAATGCACCCTGAGTGTgtaagaaaaaggaaaaaacaccACTTAATCTCAGAAGAAGGTGAAATGAATGAAAGTGATGTAAATGGCGGCCATTTTGGGACAGGagactttttatctgaaatatatcattttaaaaaaaaaaagatgtttgaaaaataagtaaaaatacagTAGATCATATTTACtatgtattattatttcatgttttttttagaaatatttttataTGGCGGCCATTTTGGGACAGGAGACTTTTATCTGAaatatatcatttaaaaaaaaaaaagatgtttgaaaaataagtaaaaatacagTAGATCATATTTACTATGTATTATTATATCATGtttttttagaaatatttttgttttttaaaaattaagaatttttaagattttgtaatttttttaaattttagattttaaaatatttttttaaatttaatgtttatgattatattaattctataTTATAAAAACTAAtaagtatatattatatacagcattaaaattaaatttattaattttaagtaattcaaatatttaattatttaagttcccccttttttttaaagtatacattttacaaattataaAACAGTTAAAAAGAGAGAATGTTcactatttttcttttgttctgaataaaataacatatttaaaaaattaaaacttttttttttttaatctcactAACCCCTATATTTGTTTTTGAGTTGTCACACTCCAGCTTGAATGTTATAAGGGTTGACTGTCCCTGACCTAAGATGGCCACCAAACTAAGAACATCAGCATACGGATCCTATACAGCATTTCATTTTTACAACGTGTCAAAAATAAGGACGGCGACCCACTTGCTCGTTGGTCCGCGGCCAAAAAATGGCCAAGATGAAGACGGCGGTGACGGGCGGAGCCAGGAAGCTCACCACCGATTGGGCGTACTCAAACAGTTTGCCGCTGTTCGCCGATTGGATGATAGGAATCCACAGGATGCTGATCGCCACCAGCACCAGCACAAACACCCTATGGGGAGGCTACAATCACGGCCCGAACGGGGCGTCGACGGCGAGCGGGCTGGGACGTCACCTGCCGACGATCATGAGCTCCATCTCGGAGGCGGCGGGGCGGGCTTGGCGGTACAGGTCCAACGTGAAAATGGTGGAGCTGCTGTTGAAGATGGACGTCAGCGACGACAGCAGACTGGCGAACATCACCGCCAGCATTAACCCGCGCACGCCTGCGTTCGCAAATGCATCAAACAAGTCGTTGGTTGGGTGGGTGGAGCCATTTGTTGCCTTATTTCTGTGTGTTATTTGTATAGATATCATATACAGTATGCAATTGTAGATGTATAAAGGCTACTGTATCCTGTCGAAGTAGGTCCACCACTCGTACTGACCAACTGGCATGAGCTCCACCACCAATTTAGGGTAGGCGATGTTGGAGCAGCCCACCGGAGTTCCGCACACGCGTTGACAAACGACCGGATCCACGCAAGCCACCTCATCTACAGAAAATATACACGGTCACGACACACGTGTCCGCTTAATTGGTCGGCCGCCACGCGGCGATCGATCCCACCTGGGAAGAGCGCTCTGCTGATCATGCCCGGCATGACGATGAAAAACATGGGTAATATTTTCAGGTAACCCCCTAAGACGCTTCCTCCTTTGGCGTGACTCAGGGAACGGGCGGCCAGGGACCTCTGAACGATCAcctaaacacacaaaaacatacGTCTAAGAGTACTGTACTTTCAGAGTACCACCAACAGGGCCAATGAAATACTAGTAAATTTTGTCGGTCTATCTTTGGACCTCCATGATGATGACGATGCAATCAACGTACATGggagtcaatggcatggactcgATGTCAAGCGACCCCTGACacggccccaaatcaacaggaagtgaccccaaaattcaCCCAAATCTGGAAGAGACGCTAAAGtgccccaaactcaacaggaagtaaccctgagaaaaacaacaggaagtgactgatatcaataggaagtgatcccaaaatccccccaaatctataggaagttacccaatactaacagaaagtgactccaaaatgcccccaactcAAGAGGAGGTGAGCCCTAAATgcaccaaaaccaacaggaagtgaccctgaaattccacaaatcaacaggaagtgacctataatggACAGGAAATTACCcggtatcaacaggaagcaaccccAACATTTACCCAAATCtgtaagtgaccccaaaataatCACAACTCAACAGGATGTAACCCCGAAATGATCCCAAAACCACCATAAGAAACCAgcaatcaacaagaagtaagcTGATATCAGAGGCCCCAAATTCCCCCAAATTCATAGGAAGTTTCctaatataaacaggaagtgacaccaaaatgccgccaaatcaacaagaattgatcctgaacaggaagtgacccgatatcaagaggaagtgagcccgaaatgcccccaaatcaacaggaagtgatccaataacaataggaagtgaaccTATAATTCCCCCAAGTGAATCAAaaattctccaaatcaacaggaagtgacctgtaattgacaggaattgacccgatatcaacaggaagtgccctcgaaattccccagatcaacaggaagtgacctgtaattgacaggaagtgatccgatatcaacacgaagtgaacctgaaatgccccaaatcaataggaagtgacctgcaactgacaggaagtgaccctatatcaacaggaagtgaacccggaattcctcaaatcaacaggaagtgacctgtagttgacaggaagtgacccgatatcaacaggaagtgccctcgaaattccccagatcaacaggaagtgacctgtaattgacaggaagtgatccgatatcaacacgaagtgaacctgaaatgccccaaatcaataggaagtgacctgcaactgacaggaagtgaccctatatcaacaggaagtgaacccggaattcctcaaatcaacaggaagtgacctgtagttgacaggaagtgacccgatatcaacaggaagtgccctcgAAATCCCCctgattaacaggaagtgacctgtaattgacaggaagtgacccaatattaacaggaagtgaacccgaaattccccaaatcaacaggaagtgacccgataccaacaggaagtgacatcaacattccccaaattaacaggaagtgacctgtaattgacaggaagtgaaccgatatcaacaggaagtgaacccaaagttcctcagatcaacaggaagtgacccgataccaacaggaagtgacatcaaaattccccaaattaacaggaagtgacctgtaattgacaggaagtgacccgatatcaacaggaagtgccctcgAAATTCCCcagattaacaggaagtgacctgtatttgacaggaagtgacccaatatcaacaggaagtgaacccgaaattccccaaatcaacaggaagtgacgtgcaattgacaggaagtgacccgataccaacaggaagtgaccccgaaatgctccCAAACATAAATTTAGCCCTTCACTTGCCACTAGAAGGAGCTCACGTACCACACTTTAAGAATCAATGCTCTATACTACTTAATTCACAGCACTTCCTTAGACTAAAAAAGACTGGTTTAGCATAGCTTAGCATTGCTAATGGTACCTGGTCAGTACACCAGACCCAGGTGGCGATGACGGTCAGTCCGAAGATGAGTCCCGGCCAGGGCAAGTCCGACGACACGGGGTCTCGAAACATGTGGAAGGCGTCGTGTCGGGGCAGGTGACAGGTGCTGTTGGGCACGGTCGCGGCGGGAACGGATGCCGCGTAAGCCTCCGTCAGACCCTCGTACCAGCCCACTCGGGAGAACGCTGCCCAACCCGCTTCACGTCAACTTTCCGTTTGCGCGCATCTCGACTTGTGAGTGCGTGTCGTACCGATGAACATGAGCGTGAAGGCTCCTCCCACCATGACGACGGTCTGGAAGGCGTCCGTGTAGATGACAGCCGATAAACCTCCTGCGCGCAGTTTGGCGTTGACTTATTATCATTAGCGTGGATGGTGATAGACGAATTTTTGTGGGGCTTTTTTGgggatattttattttttacattaaataatATCAATTCCATAAAGATTtgcaattatatatatttttttaacattaatttgattttcaatttattggctgccattgactagaaaggttgtttaaaaaaaaaaaaaaaaaaaaaaaaaaaaaaaaaaatatatatatatatatatatatatatatattttttttttaattattatttaaaattctataattattatcattatcctTATTATTTatcatacatttttttgtgtgaaatgaattttaattttaaatcattggttgccattgacagcgataggtgtccaatctattttgacaaggagggtttttttgtatgttttttaaacgtttttatacaagaaatattttttaaaaaataagtaattatCATCATactctttattatttattgtaaatttttttgggtgaaattaatttcatttttaagtcATTGGTTGtcgttgacagcgatagatgtccaatctatttggacaaggagttttttttttttttaaatgtattttttaaaggtttttttggattgataaattatttttttaaaaaaatgtaataatcatcataatctttattattttttgtaattttctttGGGTgaaatgaattttatttttatattattggttgtcattgacagcgataaGAGGTCCAACCTATTTGGACAaggagttttttgtttttttttaaatgtatttttaaaagttttttttggattaataaattattttttaaaaatatgtaatcatcatcataatctttattatttattgtaaaAATTTTGGGTgaaatgaattttatttttaaattattggttgccactgacagcgatagatgtccaatctattttgacaaagagggttttttaaaatgtatttttatattgatTTTTGGATGAATAcatatctttaaaaaatatgtaatcatcatcatcataatctttattatttattgtaaatttttttgggtgaaatgaattgtatttttaaattattggttGCCACTtacagcgatagatgtccaatctattttgacaagGAGGGTGTTTTTTGGTCTgttttttaaaggtttttttatattaataaatattttcttttaaaaaatatgtaatcatcatcataatcgtctttattattttttgtaaattattttgGGTgaaatgaattttattttgaaattattggttgccattgacagggatagatgtccaatctattttgacaaggaggttttttttttttggtatgtttttaaaagttttttatattaagaaatattaaaaagaatatttaattGTCATCAtaatctttattattttttgtaaattttttggggtgaaatgaattttatttttaaattattggttgccactgacagcgatagatgtccaatctatttcgacaaggtttttttgtatgtttttttaaagttttttttgtattaagaaatattttttaaagatatgTAATTATCATCAtaagctttattattttttgtaatttttttgggggtgaaaggaattttattttcgaattattggttgccattgacagcgatggatgtccaatctattttgaaaaggaggtcttttttgtatgtttttggaaagttttttgggattaagaagtattttaaaaaatgtgtaatcaTCACCCTTATCTTTATTACTTATTGTAAAATTTTTGGGGTGAAATGAATTTTTTGTAtggtttatttaattttgtcatcttaagaaatattttttaaaattttgtaactatgatcattatttttattatttatcatcaaaTTTTTGGGGTGAAATGAAATTTattccattgacagcaatatatgtccaatctattttgactttgaatttattttttgtatgttttatttAGATATTTTCATAtgaagaaatattttttaaaattctatatttattatcattattcttATACATTGTCATAACATTTTTGGGGTGaaatgaattttattttagttcATTGGTTGCCAGTGACTGCAATATCTGTCAAATCTATTCggcttcaaaattattttttgtatgttttatttagttttttcatcttaagaaatattttttaaaattttgtaactataatcattatttttattatttatcatcaaaTTTTTTGGGTGAAATGAAATTTATTCTTAGTTCTtcggttgccattgacagcaattatgtccaatctattttgactttgaatttattttttgcatgttttatttagatatttttatatgaagaaatattttttaaaattctataattatcatcattattcttaTACATTATCATAAAATTTTTAGGGTGAAATGAATTTTGTTTTTAGTTCATTGGTTGCCAGTGACTGCAATatgtgtccaatctatttggcttcaaaattattttttgtatgttttatttagttttttcatcttaagaaatattttttaaaattttgtaactataatcattatttttattatttatcatcaaaTTTTTTGGGTGAAATGAAATTTATTCTTAGTTCTtcggttgccattgacagcaattatgtccaatctattttgactttgaatttattttttgcatgttttatttagatattttt
This window contains:
- the slc5a9 gene encoding sodium/glucose cotransporter 4, with protein sequence MSAVTEDSIQTGTTTEAPPLSPVAMETADIVVVALYLLLVMVVGIWASVKSNSNTVGGYFLAGRSVSWWPIGASLMSSNIGSGAFIGLAGTGAAGGIAVGGFELNAAWVLVALGWIFVPVYVAAGVVTMPEYLAKRFGGRRIQMYMSVLSLVLYIFTKLSTDLFSGALFIKVSFGWNLYASIAALLLVTCVYTVAGGLSAVIYTDAFQTVVMVGGAFTLMFIAFSRVGWYEGLTEAYAASVPAATVPNSTCHLPRHDAFHMFRDPVSSDLPWPGLIFGLTVIATWVWCTDQVIVQRSLAARSLSHAKGGSVLGGYLKILPMFFIVMPGMISRALFPDEVACVDPVVCQRVCGTPVGCSNIAYPKLVVELMPVGVRGLMLAVMFASLLSSLTSIFNSSSTIFTLDLYRQARPAASEMELMIVGRVFVLVLVAISILWIPIIQSANSGKLFEYAQSVVSFLAPPVTAVFILAIFWPRTNEQGAFWGLMAGLVVGLIRMILEFSYEVPACGEPDLRPALLVRVHYLYFAILLMALSCLVIVAVSLATPAIPATHLHRLTWWSRHSKLPRVDLRADAPLRRDSDSDPPALLPAPWWRRALLRLCGLNGASSGVPVNRVGTNLNSLREAPLWRNVCNANALLLLAINVFLWGYYA